The nucleotide window AGCCAGGAACGCGAGCTCGTCGAGAACGACGACATAGCCACCTTCACCGCGACCTTCGCCTCCGGCGCCGTCGGCACCTTCTCCGTCTCACGAATCGCCCGCGGTCTGGCCAACTCCCTCGGCTTCGAGGTGTTCACGAAGGGCGGCGCGGCCACCTTCGAACTGTCACGTCCCGCAGAGTTCACCATCGTGGACTCGGCGGCCTCCGCCCCTGTGGACGGCTACCGGCGCACCGTGGTCGGCCCCGGCCACCCCTACATCGCCGGTGGTCTGCCCATGGACTTTCCCAGCGTGGGTCACGGCCAGCACGAGTTCTTCGTCTGGCAGGCCCGGGCCTTCCTGGAGCAGATCGCAGGTCTGAACGGGCTGCCGTCCTGCCCCACCCTTGCCGACGGGCTGCACAACCTGCGCGTCATCGATGCGATCGTCGCCTCCGCCGACGCCGGCGGACAGGCCGTCACCGTCCAGTGAGGTCGGCTCGGCTTGCCCCCTTCCGTTCAGCTCTCCGGCAGGAGAACCGCCACTGCAGGGCTGCCCACCACCCGTGCCGTATACGCCAGGCACAGCCCTGCGTACGCGGGAGCTCGCACGAGCTCCTCCGCCCTCGTCAGCGGCACCACCGTCATCATCGAGAAGGACCGAGGAATTACGAAATGAAGCTGGGACTGTACAACGCGATCCTGCACGACCGGCCGCTTCCGGAGGCGATCAAAGTCATCGCCGACCTGGGCCTGACGGGCATAGAGATCAACACCGGTGGCTTCCTGCCCGCCGTGCATGTACCGAAGTTCGACGACATCCTCGTCAGTGACACCGCCCGGGACGACTTCCTCGGTCTCTTCGAGGGCACCGGCGTCTCCATCGCCGGCCTGAACGCCAACGGCAACCCACTCCACCCGAACCCGGTCATCGGTGAAAAGCACGCCGAGGACATCCGCCGCTCCATCCGCCTGGCCGAACGGCTCGGACAGCACCGCCTCGTGACCATGTCGGGTCTGCCCGGCGGCGAGCCCGGCGCCACCCGCCCGAACTGGATCGTCAACGCATGGAACTCCGCGGCCCTGGACGTGCTGGACCACCAGTGGAAGATCGTCGCCGACTTCTGGCGCGAGACCGACCGGCTCGCCCGTGACCACGACGTCAAGGTCGCCCTCGAACTGCACCCGCAGAACGTCGTGTTCAACTCCGCCGACGTGCACAAGCTCATCGACCTCACCGGCGCGACCCACGTGGGCGTCGAACTGGACGCCTCGCACCTGTTCTGGCAGCAGATGGACCCCGTCGCGGTCGTCCGCCACCTCGGCGAACTCGTCTTCCACGCCGCCGCCAAGGACGTCCGCATCAACCCCGAACACGCAGCACTCAACGGCGTGCTCGACAACAGCTTCCGCCGTCTGTCGCCCGAGGAGCCTCGCACCAACCTCGGCGGCGACGAGTGGGCCAACGAGTGGCCCAAGGCATCCGCGTGGGACTTCGTCGCCCTCGGCAAGGGCCATGACGTCGCCTACTGGACCGAGTTCCTACGCGCCCTGCACGAGGTCGACCCGGACATGATGGTCAACATCGAGCACGAGGACACCGAACTCGGCCCCGTCGAGGGTGTCGCCGTGGCAGCCGAAGTACTCAAGGCCGCCGCCGCGGCCCTCCAGGAGTCGCTGCAGTCGTGATCGCCTGAACCACCTACCCCTACCAAGGCCAGGTCATCCTGGTCATGGGATCCGGCACCGGCATCGGCCGGGCGACCGCACGCGCGTTCCCCGAAGAGGGAGCGTGCGGTGGCGGTCCTCGGCCGCCGTCGGGAGGGCGCTGTCACGTTGGTTAGCCGGGTGGGATGATCTTCTCTGGTTGATCGTGCTGGAGGGGGCTGTCCGTGGGGACCGTGTCGCCGTCGTACAAGGGGCACCGGTACCCGGTCGAGGTCATCTCCCACTGCGTGTGGCTGTACTTCCGCTTCCCGCTGTCGTTCCGCGAGGTCGAGGAGCTGATGCTCGAGCGCGGGATCGTCGTCTCGTACGAGACGGTGCGCCGCTGGTGCGCCAAGTTCGGGCAGCGGTACGCAGGCGCGCTGCGCCGCCGGCAGCTCCGGCCTGGTGACAAATGGCACCTGGACGAGGTCTTCATCAAGATCAATGGAGAACAGAAGTACCTGTGGCGGGCCGTCGACCAGGACGGCATCGTGCTGGACATCCTGGTGCAGAACCGGCGGGACAAGGCCGCGGCCAGGCGCTTCTTCCGCCGCCTGATGAAGAAGACGCACGCGGTGCCGCGGGTGATCGTCACCGACAAGCTCCGCTCCTACGGCGCCGCCCACCGCGAGGTCATGCCCTCCGTCGAGCACCGGCAGTCGAAGTACCTCAACAACCGAGCCGAGAACAGCCACCCAGCCCACCGGACAGCGCGAACGGGCGATGAAGGGCTTCCGCTCAGTGGGCGGGGCCCAGCGGTTCCTGTCCGCGTTCAGCGGTATCTCGCCCCACTTCCGGCCCCGCCGACACCTGATGACCGCTGCCGCCCACCGAGCCGAGATGAGCATCCGCTTCGCAATCTGGGAGCAGATCACCGGCGTCGCCGGCCTCGCCAACGCTGCCTGAGCACAGCCCGGAACCGAGCTGCACCACGCGCGACGCCATCAGACACCTACCCACCCAACAACGTGACAGCGCCCGTCGAGGGAGGCCCCGGCGGGATCGACGCCGACGACCTCGATGCCGCGGTCGGCCAGCAGCAGCGCGAGGACACCGGTCCCGCAGCCGATGTCCAGAACGCGGCGAGCCCCGACCCCCTCCGCCATCCGGAGGTAGGGGTCGAGGTCGCCGCGATCGGGGTCGAGGGCGTCGTAGATCTCGGCGAGGCGTGGATTCCCGAAGCATTCGTCAGGTTCGTCAGCCATGCCATGGAACCTACGGGAGGACCTATGTCAGGAGGTATGCCTTCAGGATCGTCACCGTGTACGTGTTGCCGGTGGTGTCGGTCAGGGTGGCCTTCAAGGAGACCGACCTGGCCGTCTTCGGGTGGGTCAGGGTGAGGGTCTTCTTGGCGTTCCTGGTGGTGACCGGGGCGTTGGACCAGGTCGTTCCGCCGTTGTAGGAGACCTTCACCGCGAGGGACTTGAGGTGGGCGGCGGCCGGGCCCTCGATGGAGAGGGGGACCGTGGTGCGGTGGCCGGCGCGGGCCGTGCCGACCGGGGTCAGCTTCGGGTGGAAGCGGACGGTGGAGAGGGGCATCGCCTTCGAGTCGGCCGGCTGGGCGGGCTGCTTCGAGGTGAAGGTCCAGGCCGCGGTCAGAC belongs to Streptomyces graminofaciens and includes:
- a CDS encoding sugar phosphate isomerase/epimerase family protein, whose product is MKLGLYNAILHDRPLPEAIKVIADLGLTGIEINTGGFLPAVHVPKFDDILVSDTARDDFLGLFEGTGVSIAGLNANGNPLHPNPVIGEKHAEDIRRSIRLAERLGQHRLVTMSGLPGGEPGATRPNWIVNAWNSAALDVLDHQWKIVADFWRETDRLARDHDVKVALELHPQNVVFNSADVHKLIDLTGATHVGVELDASHLFWQQMDPVAVVRHLGELVFHAAAKDVRINPEHAALNGVLDNSFRRLSPEEPRTNLGGDEWANEWPKASAWDFVALGKGHDVAYWTEFLRALHEVDPDMMVNIEHEDTELGPVEGVAVAAEVLKAAAAALQESLQS